The genomic segment TGGTTAAATGGTCCAGGATCCTGTTTGTAAGATGATTATCGAAAAAGAGAAGGCAATTGCAAGTGTTGAGTATAAGGGTGAAATTTATTACTTTTGTTCTGAAGAGTGTAAAGAAGCGTTTTTAAAAAACCCGGAAAAGTACACTTTAAAACCAAAAAGGCCTGAAAGTTCGGGGTGTTAAGATGCTTTCTAAAGATGAATTAGAAAGATACGATCGGCAAATAAGAATAGATAAGATTGGAGTTGAGGGTCAACAAAAATTGAAAAGTGCAAATGTCCTCGTTGTTGGCGCAGGAGGATTAGGGAGTCCTATTCTTTTGTATCTTGGATCTGCAGGTGTTGGGAGAATCGGTATTGTCGACGGCGATGTAGTTTCGATAACGAATCTTAATAGGCAGATTTTATACAATATGGATGACCTTGGAAAAGAAAAAGTACTTGTTGCAAAAGAAAAAATTGAAAAACTAAATCCAAATATAACCGTTGAAGCATATAACACCTGGTTAACAGATGAGGAAATTACCGAAAGAATTTTTAGCAAGTTTAGTGCAGTAATTGACGCAACAGATAATTACGAAACAAGGTATCTTATAAATAGAATTGCAGTAAAGTTAAACAAGATTCTTTTTATTGGTGCAGTGGGTAGATTTGTTGGTCAACTGATGGTTGTTATTCCACACGAAACTGCATGTTTCAATTGCATTTTTCCCGAGAGAGCTAAAGAAATTCTTTTTGAACTAACCGAGGAAAATAGGAATCAAGGCATAATTGGTACAACTGTGGGGGTTACAGGTACTCTTGTTGCAAATGAATTTATTAAGTACGCTTTGGGTATTGGGGAAATTCTTAGGAATAAACTTCTGTTGTTTGATGGTTTGACTAATGAATTTTCAATTATTAACCTTGAGAAAGACCCAAATTGCAAGGTTTGTAGTATAATATAGATAGTAGTAAATTTTAATAATTTGAAAGGAGGAATGAGTATGAGACAAATGACAGAAAAGAGTTTGCGTGAAGCATTTGCAGGTGAATCTCAGGCACACATGAAGTATCTAATCTTTGCAGAGCAAGCTGAGAAAGAGGGGTTACACGATGTAGCAAGGCTTTTTAGGGCGATTTCTTTTGCTGAGCAGGTTCATGCTACAAATCACTTTAAGGCATTGATGGAATTAAAGAACACTTCGGAGAATTTGCAATCTGCATGGGGTGGGGAGAATTTTGAAATCGAAGAAATGTATCCTGCCTATAATGCAATTGCAAGTTTACAGGATGAGAAAGATGCTATTAGGTCGATTCATTTTGCCCTTTCAGCAGAAAAA from the Caldisericum sp. genome contains:
- a CDS encoding HesA/MoeB/ThiF family protein, with protein sequence MLSKDELERYDRQIRIDKIGVEGQQKLKSANVLVVGAGGLGSPILLYLGSAGVGRIGIVDGDVVSITNLNRQILYNMDDLGKEKVLVAKEKIEKLNPNITVEAYNTWLTDEEITERIFSKFSAVIDATDNYETRYLINRIAVKLNKILFIGAVGRFVGQLMVVIPHETACFNCIFPERAKEILFELTEENRNQGIIGTTVGVTGTLVANEFIKYALGIGEILRNKLLLFDGLTNEFSIINLEKDPNCKVCSII
- a CDS encoding YHS domain-containing protein; translated protein: MVQDPVCKMIIEKEKAIASVEYKGEIYYFCSEECKEAFLKNPEKYTLKPKRPESSGC
- a CDS encoding rubrerythrin family protein, translating into MRQMTEKSLREAFAGESQAHMKYLIFAEQAEKEGLHDVARLFRAISFAEQVHATNHFKALMELKNTSENLQSAWGGENFEIEEMYPAYNAIASLQDEKDAIRSIHFALSAEKIHRELYANTKEKLDKGEEVKFDKIYICPVCGYTVVGEAPEQCPICGAPKSAFKEF